TCTAAATGACTGTAACAGACATTCACACGATACTCACACAGTTTAACTTCCTATATAAAACTGAACAACAGTATTATAGGATGAGGAAAGAACCCCACAAGGTTCGCCTAAGACataaaaacaaggggttggggatttggctcagtggtagagcgcttgcctaaagcaaaggccctgggttcggtccccagctccaaaaaaagaaccaaaaaaaaaaaaaaaaaaagacataaaaacaaaccgAAGCTGCCTAGCATTAATGGTCTACTGACAACAGAATGAGAAACTAAGGCTCATACCTACAGCATGCTACTGCACCAAGGAATGCCTGGAGAGGCCAATGCTCCACAATGAACAGCCACTGGAGCAGGCTGGTTTGTGACTGTGGCTGATTTCGCCAACTAACAGTTACACCGATTTTATGAACAAATCCTTGTGAAACAGGGAAGACTTGCTACCAAGGAGAATATGTTAACAGTCCTGCCTCACTGTTCAGGTCAACTAATAAACAACGGcataaaaagaacttaaaaccTCAGCTCCCAAACAACTGGTTTACAGAATTAGAACTCTCAGAATTAGAAATCAGGATACTGCTCCGTAGTTACTTATAAAGTTCTTCATAGTAGAAATGATATATACTAGTTAACCAAAGAGTTCAAAATAAATTACCCAAATACCAATTTGTCAGTTAGCTGTAACTGTTACTTTAAATAGGAAGTTAATTACTCTCAGGTTGTACCTAAATAGTAAAGTATTCCAAAACTTTGAAGAAAACCTGTCCCTGAATCATGAGAGAGCCTTATTGgatgaagcagaggcagcagtCCTGGGCCCTTTAATAGCCTTTACCTATCTTAACCAAAACAAGTGTGCTCCAATCCTGGAGTGCTTCTGCCTCTGACGAGCTGATATTTTGTCCCGAAACTACAAGTGcaactacaataaaaaaaaaaaaaaatcagatagaTAGAAACTCTGGTTTTATTGtcaactttacattttttttgtcaaCTGCAAGATGAGCCTGCTGGAACATGAATATTCCAATATTCCAGTCACAACAAAAATAGGAACTTCTgggcttttcttcttctgagtcTCTGATTTCCCAATGATGTTCATCCAAATAACAAAAGCAATACAATAGTAATTGAGTTTACTATTATCAATggcactaaaaagaaaaaaaaaataaagcttgttagtataaaaaaaacaaaaaaattaaacagcaatAAGTGGCTTCTAAGGAGAACGGAAGTATGTAAGAGTATGTCATCGTCATCATACAGTACTAGTAACAGAAAAATACACGATCATAAAAccaaagatgctttcttttggtaGACGGAGGTGAACCAGGGATGCCTCTGTACCCTGCCCAAGGGATGGGACTGCAGGTTTGGACCACCATGCCCTGCCCCACTGCACATCTGGAGgcaccactggatggttttggtgcAGCTCTGGGAACAAAGAGGACGAGACAGATCCATACAGCTGCACACTTGATCAGAAATACAGTTCAAAGACGGTTCTGCAGTTTCATCAAGAAGAATAAATTAACTGAATCCTAATGATTAAGACGTGAAAAGTCTCTAACCCCATCATTTAAATACAAGGTGTCTGAACTCTTTCTTGATTGCAATGCTGCTCCCAAGTACTTTTCAACACAATGGCACATACAGGATCCTTATTTTACTCTTGGAAAATCTTCATGACTCTACACGACAAGGTGGAGATCACAGTTTCTACACACTAAGGACATCATCTTGTTTTTCTACCCTGACAGGAAGCACACAGAGTATACCAGTAACACTGCATTTCCTAGAAGTAAGATACAATGGTAGAAAGAGGCCAGCAACTTTGAAGCAGTAAATCCGGGTACAGAAGTCCAAGTTCCCACCACACAGAGAACCCGGCAGCTTGCCCTTTCCCATGCTATGGTCTGCAATCCGACCACAGACTGACTCACAATGCCCTCCAAGTCCTCCTTACCTCTCATCACGGTCCTTACAGATCGAATAAGGTTTAATAGTTGAGATTTGATTCCTGGCTCCTCTCCGAATCCACCAATGCCCTGGTCTGTTCCCCAGCCAACTGCGCGAGATAAAGATGCTTAGCTCAGTTAAATGTATTCTGCACTTGTCTTGTTCCCTCAGTagccatcttttaaaaatcagtctgAGCCCTGTGAAGATACTAAGTATAAAGTCTTACATCTTAAAATCAAGACATTGAGTTcattagttttttcttttgatggtGGCAACAACCATATTTTTTCATTCCACtatgtttttataaaatctaCAAATGATTCCATGGTGCTCAATTCAGTAAGGATGGCAACTCTcacaacctgatttttttttccttcttcaaaattATCAAAGGAACCTTTTGTCAAtttggaacttaaaaaaaaaaaaaaaggcatcatcCTAGGGtgaataattcaatttaaaagtaTCCATATGGAAATGCATATGTGGGCAAATTTTAAAGTGCAGTTTAGAGGCCTTTGGAACACACAGTTTTCTTTGattgttctttatttctgtgttctgAGCTGTGCTCTGTAAACCAGTCTTTACCTGTAAACAGTCTGTGCCTGTCATTTCCCCATTACAAATCTTATAGGTGTTTTAGCCATTGTATGCTGGTTCTTTAAAGTGTTTGTCATTTCTTCTAAAGAGTCCTCACTCAGGTCCTCTTTCCACTCTCACATGACTACAGAGTTTAATTAATTCCTGGCATGCTAACCTCTAATCGTGAAGACTGAGAACAAGTCTCTCTTATACATGAAAGAACCAAACACTACTTAATAGGCTGTTTATTGGCTGTCTGTAGTTTTGTCATGCTATGGCATGACTTTAGTGTTGACACCCCACCACCTGAAGCCTGGCTGAGGGTCTGCTTCTAGCCCTTCAGCCTCAATATTGTTAATGTTTTTGCCTTTCACAGCTTTCACCACAGCCGGTCAAGTTAGATGTCTCTTAAATTTCACTGCTTTAATCTCTTTACATTTTCCCTTAGTTAGGACTTTCTATCTCAGAATTGGGTGATGATGTTCACTGGACTGCAAACCCCTTAAATTGGCATTCTGTAATGTGTTAATTACCAATAATCAGCTTTGGCATGCATGgggtgggtaaactgaggcagcagCCCATGGGGTCAGTGCTTAGAGCCATGGTGGGGAGTTGGTCCAGATACTGAGGGGGCTGTTGTTTATAGCAGGCAGTGATTAGAGATTttactcagcagacttttctttGAGAAACAGAGCTTAATATACTGGGGCTGGCACTCCCTCTGGCCAATGAAAAACTCTGCAATCTTTTAActccttggggccagtgagaaagaaaagaaaagagaaaattcatacacacacatacatacacactgcatAAATGAAGCAAAAGGCAAACTCCAAtaacttcatacatacatacatacaaatacatatagacagacacacatattcacacatagaaTGGGTGGAGCAAAGCTCCAGTAAGCAGGCTCTAagcatttcacacatacacatatgtacatatacacatatacctggTGGATGAATGGAATAAAGTTCCAACGAGCAGGCtccaaacatttctttcttcctcccccacaaacacacacacacacacacacacacacacacacacacacacacacacacacacacacacttggagggTGGAAGGAACATAGTTCCAAcaactttattctttctcccaTGGTTTTACATCctagcaaaatctttcaagcagtataaaaCTACAACATGATTATGTTctagttttcttctagtgaatgacTATAAAAAAGCACTGTAGTCCCCAATACCTTCATAAGAAATAACATTACatagtacaggtaaagaaaacaaatcattcccaagaacccacatataTTCGTAATgaagcaacttgttatagatgAACAAAGTGTGAgctttttctcagccagtttttcCTACTGGCTGGCAGCAATTTGCAGTTACAGAGAAAGGATTATTATTCATCTTTAAATGTAATCTTATAAGAATCTTAAGAGAATTGCAAACCTGAACTTTtgtataaaaatcagtcatatctacTTTATACCTCAGAATGCATATCATCAGTAattcttattaaatcatatcaggaactGAGGGCAAAATGGGTATAAGAAATTGATCaccagtccagcctcagtgagactcacgtcagccagtgctgccattgttcttgttccctgaccacaAAGGATCCCTAGCTCAACTAAtgagtgtgcctttctgaacttcagattGTTCACTGAGActtttctacatcagagccaaTAGCAAAAACATCTCAACCCTAGCTtcactaacaattttatttttccaaatgttttc
The window above is part of the Rattus rattus isolate New Zealand chromosome 15, Rrattus_CSIRO_v1, whole genome shotgun sequence genome. Proteins encoded here:
- the Ier3ip1 gene encoding immediate early response 3-interacting protein 1; protein product: MAFTLYSLMQAALLCVNAIAVLHEERFLKNIGWGTDQGIGGFGEEPGIKSQLLNLIRSVRTVMRVPLIIVNSITIVLLLLFG